A genomic stretch from Falco naumanni isolate bFalNau1 chromosome 4, bFalNau1.pat, whole genome shotgun sequence includes:
- the SRI gene encoding sorcin, whose translation MAFPGQPAPGGGFYQGGYGGAPGGPAFPGQAQDPLYGYFAAVAGQDGQIDADELQRCLTQSGIAGAYKPFNLETCRLMISMLDRDMSGTMGFNEFKELWAVVNGWKQHFMSFDSDSSGTVDRQELEKALMNMGFRLSPQAVTAITRRYSTHGKITFDDYISCCVKLRALTECFRRRDTSQQGFVNFQYDDFIQCVMSI comes from the exons ATGGCGTTTCCTGGGCAGCCGGCGCCCGGCGGCGGTTTCTACCAGGGCGGG TACGGAGGAGCTCCAGGAGGACCAGCATTCCCTGGACAAGCTCAGGATCCTTTATATGGTTATTTTGCTGCAGTAGCAGGGCAG GATGGACAAATAGATGCTGATGAGCTACAGAGATGTCTCACCCAGTCAGGGATTGCAGGAGCGTATAAAC ctttcaaCTTAGAGACTTGCAGACTCATGATCTCAATGCTGGAT AGGGATATGTCTGGCACAATGGGATTTAATGAGTTTAAAGAACTCTGGGCTGTGGTCAATGGCTGGAAGCAACACTTCATGAGTTTTGACAGCGATAGTAGCGGTACAGTGGATCGTCAAGAACTGGAGAAAGCCTTGATGAATATGG gATTTAGACTGAGCCCACAGGCAGTGACTGCAATCACAAGGCGGTACAGCACTCACGGAAAGATTACATTTGATGATTACATTTCCTGCTGTGTGAAACTGAGAGCTCTCACTG AATGTTTTAGAAGAAGGGATACATCTCAGCAGGGTTTTGTGAACTTCCAGTATGATGAT ttcatACAGTGTGTTATGAGCATCTAA